A window of the Bacteroidia bacterium genome harbors these coding sequences:
- the rny gene encoding ribonuclease Y, producing METIIIVGVVALISLIIGLLVGRYLLSQIYSNMEEAARAKTEAILSEAQNKAEAIRKEKMLEFQEKSQEIKLKQEQDAAERNNKQNAFEQRLKQTEQNLNQKQEQIKKEHQQLDSAKASLKDRSEHLEREKEKLTNQSKEIEKVRQQQLLQLEKIAGVSLEEARQQLIDLIKEDAKIAASVQVKEIVELAKLNANKEAKKIVLQTIQRTAAEQAIENCVTVFELESDEIKGRVIGREGRNIRTLEAATGVEIIVDDTPNAIMLSAFDPVRREIARISLHRLVADGRIHPARIEEVVQKTAKQIEEEIFETGERTALELGISGMHSEIIRMVGRMKYRSSYGQNLLQHSREVANLCATMAAELGLNVKYAKRAGLLHDIGKVPDDKPELSHAMLGMELAIKYKEHPEVCNAIGAHHDEIEMTSIISPIVQACDAISGARPGARREIAESYIKRLKDLETLANKYPGVSKTFAVQAGRELRVIVESEKVSDKQADNLAFEISTQIQNDMQYPGQVKVTVIREHRSIAYAK from the coding sequence ATGGAAACTATCATTATCGTAGGCGTAGTAGCACTTATCTCGCTGATAATCGGATTACTTGTAGGCCGTTATCTACTATCCCAAATATACTCCAACATGGAGGAAGCCGCTCGCGCAAAAACAGAAGCTATCCTTTCCGAAGCCCAAAATAAAGCAGAAGCTATCCGAAAGGAAAAAATGCTCGAGTTTCAAGAAAAATCACAAGAAATCAAACTGAAACAAGAACAAGATGCTGCCGAACGAAACAACAAACAAAATGCGTTTGAACAACGGTTAAAACAAACCGAACAAAACCTGAACCAAAAGCAAGAACAAATAAAAAAAGAACACCAGCAATTAGACTCTGCAAAAGCCAGCCTTAAAGACCGAAGCGAACACCTTGAAAGAGAAAAAGAAAAATTAACAAATCAATCTAAAGAAATCGAAAAAGTACGTCAGCAACAGTTACTTCAGCTTGAAAAAATTGCCGGAGTTTCGTTAGAAGAAGCCCGCCAACAACTCATTGACTTAATCAAGGAAGATGCCAAAATAGCAGCTTCAGTTCAAGTAAAAGAGATTGTAGAGTTAGCCAAACTAAATGCTAACAAAGAAGCTAAAAAAATTGTTCTTCAAACGATTCAGCGCACAGCTGCCGAACAAGCCATTGAGAATTGTGTAACTGTCTTTGAGTTAGAAAGCGATGAGATTAAAGGACGTGTTATTGGGAGAGAAGGCAGGAATATACGTACCTTAGAAGCGGCAACCGGCGTAGAAATCATCGTAGATGACACCCCAAATGCCATCATGCTCTCTGCCTTTGACCCAGTACGCAGAGAAATCGCCCGCATTTCCTTACACCGCCTTGTCGCAGATGGTAGAATCCACCCAGCCAGAATCGAAGAAGTAGTCCAAAAAACAGCAAAACAAATTGAAGAAGAAATCTTTGAAACCGGCGAACGTACTGCCCTTGAATTGGGAATCTCCGGAATGCACTCAGAAATAATCCGTATGGTCGGCAGAATGAAATACCGCAGCTCTTACGGGCAAAACTTATTACAGCACTCACGAGAGGTAGCTAACCTATGCGCAACAATGGCTGCTGAACTCGGTTTAAACGTAAAATACGCAAAAAGAGCCGGCCTCCTGCATGATATTGGAAAAGTACCCGATGACAAACCTGAACTATCTCACGCCATGTTAGGAATGGAACTTGCCATCAAATATAAAGAACATCCCGAAGTTTGTAACGCTATCGGAGCGCACCATGATGAAATCGAAATGACCTCGATTATCTCCCCCATCGTCCAAGCCTGCGATGCAATATCCGGTGCCAGACCCGGTGCCAGACGCGAAATCGCCGAAAGCTACATCAAACGCCTCAAAGACCTTGAAACTTTAGCGAACAAATATCCTGGGGTTTCCAAAACCTTTGCCGTTCAAGCAGGCCGAGAACTCCGCGTTATCGTAGAAAGCGAAAAAGTATCTGATAAACAAGCAGATAACCTCGCCTTTGAAATTTCTACACAAATACAAAATGATATGCAGTATCCCGGCCAAGTTAAAGTTACAGTCATTCGAGAGCATCGCTCTATTGCTTATGCTAAATAA
- a CDS encoding cell division protein ZapA, translating into MSETLAGRMNPGYPAQIEITILNRKFPVKVKSLEEETSLRESAIWLEQALQHYKKQFFVRDEVYLVLMCFLEFATERNQLQKENEELTTNSLQDWNTIEKLLDSALPAGIS; encoded by the coding sequence TTGTCTGAAACACTTGCAGGAAGAATGAACCCAGGATACCCAGCTCAAATAGAAATAACTATTCTAAATCGAAAGTTTCCGGTTAAAGTGAAGTCCCTTGAAGAAGAAACTTCACTAAGAGAGTCTGCAATCTGGTTAGAACAAGCCCTACAACACTATAAAAAACAATTTTTTGTGAGAGATGAAGTATATTTAGTACTTATGTGCTTTTTAGAGTTTGCCACAGAACGAAACCAGCTCCAAAAAGAAAATGAGGAACTAACAACCAACTCATTACAAGATTGGAATACCATCGAAAAATTGTTAGATAGTGCCCTGCCCGCAGGTATATCGTAG